A single window of Halobacteriovorax sp. GB3 DNA harbors:
- a CDS encoding RsmE family RNA methyltransferase, producing MNRIVIFEDEIETQSDVKLAKISCSLRAEHIQKILKLGEGDQLKVTIANVGLCEAKILTIDKNCAVFELESETKVGREADIHLTVGLSRPMTCKKVIEHGTSLGVRSFHFFTSELSEKSYAKSNLFLNKEYEKLIHLGLSQSNGLYQLPEVNVSNHISGLRDQGPKMKQKFILSPFAKKSFKDFSIDFSQPIELAIGSERGWTAKELQNFNEMGYEEVKISEHILRVEIATYSALGQLELLKFPKL from the coding sequence ATGAATCGAATCGTCATATTTGAAGATGAAATTGAAACACAATCAGATGTTAAGTTAGCAAAGATCTCTTGTTCACTTAGAGCTGAGCATATTCAAAAGATTTTAAAACTCGGTGAAGGTGATCAACTTAAAGTGACCATAGCAAACGTTGGCCTTTGCGAGGCTAAGATTTTAACAATCGATAAGAACTGCGCAGTCTTTGAACTAGAGAGTGAAACAAAAGTAGGTCGAGAAGCTGATATTCACTTAACTGTAGGCCTTTCACGACCTATGACGTGCAAGAAAGTTATTGAGCATGGAACTTCTTTAGGAGTTAGATCATTTCATTTCTTTACTTCTGAGTTGAGCGAAAAGAGTTATGCAAAATCAAATCTCTTTTTGAATAAAGAATATGAAAAACTTATTCATCTAGGACTTTCTCAATCAAACGGCCTCTATCAATTGCCTGAAGTTAACGTTTCAAATCATATTAGCGGGCTAAGAGACCAAGGCCCTAAGATGAAGCAAAAATTTATTTTAAGTCCTTTTGCTAAAAAGAGCTTTAAAGACTTTTCTATAGACTTTAGTCAGCCCATTGAATTAGCAATTGGTTCAGAGAGAGGATGGACAGCAAAAGAACTTCAAAACTTTAACGAGATGGGATATGAAGAAGTTAAAATCTCTGAACATATCTTGAGAGTCGAAATAGCGACTTACAGTGCCCTCGGTCAACTTGAACTCTTAAAGTTTCCGAAGCTTTGA
- the recO gene encoding DNA repair protein RecO, which yields MKTKIEGILLSKVPYGDRHIIGKLLLRSGKKISVLFYGGQGGGSKKKSSILELGYMLQIELGHSRSTEHMYRAKETILLWAHEKIRLNHKAFYLTCFYLEMLSKLALEDDLHDEHGEFDQSSAGHFRVLSNALFYLDQQLKKSSFSELDQVFIFLTKLSIETGVFPDVKHCALSGEELSKIEDVILLSEQGGFADLTCINLEDQQHYFLQGKDLSKWMRYISTTKYGEIEELGIPSTSHVRALLSFLCFQYQFQESDFKSLTLFL from the coding sequence ATGAAGACAAAAATAGAAGGTATTCTTCTTTCAAAGGTCCCTTATGGAGATCGACATATTATTGGAAAGCTACTTTTAAGAAGTGGAAAGAAAATTAGTGTCCTCTTTTACGGTGGTCAAGGAGGAGGCTCTAAGAAGAAGTCTTCAATTTTGGAATTGGGGTATATGCTACAAATTGAGTTAGGGCATAGTCGATCGACTGAACATATGTACAGGGCAAAAGAAACAATTCTTCTTTGGGCCCACGAAAAAATTCGCTTAAATCATAAGGCCTTTTACTTAACATGCTTTTATCTTGAAATGTTATCGAAGCTTGCTCTTGAAGATGATCTTCATGATGAGCATGGTGAATTTGATCAGTCTTCAGCAGGGCACTTTCGAGTTTTGAGTAATGCTCTTTTTTATCTAGATCAACAATTAAAGAAATCTAGTTTTAGTGAGTTGGATCAGGTCTTTATCTTTTTAACAAAGCTTTCTATAGAGACAGGAGTATTCCCAGATGTGAAACACTGTGCTCTTAGTGGTGAAGAATTAAGTAAAATTGAAGACGTGATACTTTTAAGTGAACAAGGTGGTTTTGCTGATCTCACATGTATCAACTTAGAAGATCAACAACATTATTTTTTACAGGGAAAAGATCTTTCAAAGTGGATGCGCTATATTTCTACGACCAAGTATGGAGAGATCGAGGAGCTTGGCATTCCTTCAACCTCTCATGTGCGAGCATTACTTTCTTTTTTATGTTTTCAATATCAATTTCAAGAAAGTGATTTTAAATCTTTGACACTATTTCTTTAA
- a CDS encoding glycine--tRNA ligase, which yields MSETNLKDMQDLVSLCKRRGFIFQSSEIYGGLSSCWDYGPLGIELRKNIKDRWWNAMTLREDVVGIDASILMHPEVWKASGHVDGFNDPMVDCKECKSRFRADKIDLAANCPVCGKSGTYTEPKDFNLMFKTQMGPVEDSSAQVYLRPETAQGIFVNFLNVQSTMRKKLPFGIAQIGKAFRNEITPGNFIFRTREFEQMEMQFFVKPGSQMEFMEQWKEIRWNWHLENGLRPERLRWEPHGPGELAHYADAATDIEYQYAHGWGEMEGIHSRTDFDLKQHELFSKKNLKYLDAEDGNKKYLPFVIETSVGCDRCLLAVLSDAYRVENEGDKEKERTVLKFSPKVAPIKVAVLPLLKKEKLAAPAKELFNKLNKKYPAEFDVTGTIGKRYRRQDEIGTPFCITFDFDSLEDHAVTIRDRDTMVQERVSLDKVEQYLQDKLQL from the coding sequence GTGTCAGAAACCAACCTAAAAGATATGCAAGACCTCGTTAGTCTTTGTAAGAGAAGAGGATTTATTTTCCAAAGTTCTGAAATCTATGGTGGTCTCTCTTCTTGTTGGGACTACGGACCATTAGGGATTGAGCTTAGAAAAAATATTAAAGATCGTTGGTGGAATGCCATGACTCTTCGTGAAGATGTTGTGGGTATCGATGCTTCAATTCTTATGCACCCTGAAGTTTGGAAAGCTTCTGGACACGTTGATGGTTTCAACGATCCAATGGTTGACTGTAAAGAATGTAAGTCGCGCTTTAGAGCAGATAAAATTGATCTCGCTGCAAACTGTCCAGTTTGTGGAAAATCTGGAACATATACTGAGCCAAAAGACTTCAACCTCATGTTTAAAACTCAAATGGGACCAGTTGAAGACTCATCAGCTCAAGTTTATTTAAGACCTGAAACAGCTCAGGGGATCTTTGTAAACTTTCTTAACGTTCAATCGACAATGAGAAAGAAACTTCCTTTTGGTATTGCTCAAATTGGTAAGGCCTTTAGAAATGAAATTACTCCCGGGAACTTCATTTTTAGAACGAGAGAATTCGAACAAATGGAAATGCAATTCTTCGTTAAGCCTGGATCTCAAATGGAATTCATGGAGCAGTGGAAAGAAATCCGTTGGAATTGGCACCTTGAAAATGGTCTTCGTCCAGAAAGACTGAGATGGGAACCACATGGACCAGGTGAACTTGCTCACTATGCTGATGCGGCAACTGATATTGAATATCAATATGCTCATGGTTGGGGAGAGATGGAAGGTATCCACTCAAGAACTGACTTTGATTTAAAACAACACGAATTATTTTCTAAGAAAAATCTTAAGTATCTTGATGCTGAAGATGGAAATAAAAAATATCTTCCATTTGTTATCGAAACATCTGTTGGTTGTGATCGTTGTCTTCTCGCAGTTCTCTCGGATGCATACCGAGTTGAAAATGAGGGAGACAAAGAAAAAGAAAGAACTGTTCTTAAGTTCTCTCCAAAAGTTGCACCAATTAAAGTTGCAGTTCTTCCTCTTCTTAAAAAGGAAAAGCTTGCTGCACCTGCAAAAGAACTTTTCAATAAACTGAATAAGAAATACCCTGCAGAGTTTGATGTAACAGGAACAATTGGTAAGAGATATAGAAGACAAGATGAAATTGGAACTCCGTTCTGTATTACTTTTGACTTCGACTCTCTAGAGGATCACGCTGTTACAATTCGTGACAGAGATACGATGGTTCAAGAGAGAGTTTCGCTGGATAAAGTCGAGCAATATCTACAAGACAAATTACAATTATAA
- a CDS encoding ABC transporter ATP-binding protein: MLKLLKTQLFPYIIPFKAKVVGTILLSFVIAAVGALQVRLVKPIFDHGLSPEATWQDVYLLAGALVGLSMIHFPARFLHFYWIRFIVDRATCSIREDIFRKLQALPTSYFARSKQGNLISSIVNDTHVFSLGFKSIVDLVREPLKAVAFLGMAFYSDWQLTLVIFFIAPFLVVIFGVSGKKVKRNQGQVQEEHSDLTHNIAEGISANKLTKAFNLQDYIVSRFSMAQDKFFNAQMKTTFVEEMAHPLVEFVGAMAFGATILFAHYRVSSGATTVGDFVSFVAALALFMDPIRKFSQANVKLSQAKAASDRIFEVLKLEEEKDDGKVELTSFQKEIIVKDLSFSYGNGDVIKNMNLEVKKGEKIALVGLSGSGKSTLINLLLRLYDFDRGEVLIDGHPLKDIKLHSLRELFGLVSQDIFLFHDSIKNNLSLAKEFSEQEIKEALDVAYASEFVDKLEEGIETIVGDRGARLSGGQQQRITIARAFLQNTEVLLFDEATSALDNESEKVVQKALDSIAGEKTVIAVAHRLSTIQDFDRIYVLHEGVVVEQGNHSELMAKGGEYSKLYELSQK, encoded by the coding sequence ATGCTTAAATTACTTAAAACTCAGTTATTTCCTTATATTATTCCATTTAAAGCAAAAGTTGTTGGAACCATCCTTCTCTCTTTTGTTATCGCTGCCGTTGGTGCGCTACAAGTTCGCTTGGTTAAGCCGATTTTCGATCACGGCCTATCACCTGAAGCGACTTGGCAAGATGTCTACCTTTTGGCCGGTGCCCTGGTTGGTTTAAGTATGATTCACTTTCCAGCGCGCTTTTTACACTTCTATTGGATTCGCTTTATTGTCGACCGAGCGACGTGCTCAATTCGTGAAGATATCTTTCGCAAGTTGCAGGCCCTTCCGACTTCTTACTTTGCAAGAAGTAAGCAAGGGAATTTGATTTCCAGTATTGTTAATGACACCCATGTATTCTCTCTTGGATTCAAGTCGATCGTCGACCTTGTAAGAGAGCCTCTCAAGGCCGTGGCTTTTCTAGGAATGGCCTTTTACAGTGATTGGCAATTAACATTGGTGATCTTTTTTATTGCTCCATTTCTTGTCGTTATCTTTGGCGTGTCGGGGAAAAAAGTAAAAAGAAACCAAGGGCAAGTTCAAGAAGAGCATTCTGATTTAACTCACAATATTGCTGAAGGTATTTCAGCTAATAAATTAACAAAGGCCTTCAACTTACAAGATTATATTGTCAGTCGATTTAGCATGGCCCAAGACAAGTTCTTCAACGCTCAAATGAAAACGACTTTCGTTGAAGAAATGGCCCACCCTCTCGTTGAATTTGTAGGAGCGATGGCCTTTGGAGCAACGATTCTCTTTGCCCATTATAGAGTTTCCTCTGGAGCAACAACTGTAGGTGACTTTGTCTCTTTTGTTGCAGCACTGGCCCTCTTTATGGACCCTATTAGAAAATTCTCTCAGGCCAATGTTAAGCTCTCACAGGCTAAAGCTGCTTCAGATAGAATTTTTGAAGTTCTAAAATTGGAAGAAGAAAAAGATGATGGGAAAGTTGAGTTAACTAGCTTTCAAAAAGAAATTATTGTTAAAGACCTAAGCTTCTCCTACGGTAATGGGGATGTTATCAAGAACATGAATTTAGAGGTTAAAAAGGGTGAAAAAATCGCCTTGGTTGGACTTTCTGGATCAGGGAAATCGACGCTCATTAATCTTCTACTTAGACTCTATGATTTTGATAGAGGGGAAGTTCTTATTGATGGTCACCCTCTTAAAGACATTAAGCTTCATTCTTTAAGAGAGCTCTTTGGACTGGTCTCTCAGGATATCTTTCTCTTTCACGATTCAATTAAAAATAACCTCTCGCTTGCTAAAGAATTCTCTGAGCAAGAGATTAAAGAAGCTCTTGATGTCGCTTATGCTAGTGAATTTGTTGATAAATTAGAAGAAGGAATCGAGACGATCGTCGGTGATCGTGGGGCGAGACTTTCAGGTGGTCAACAACAGCGTATTACAATTGCTCGCGCATTCTTGCAAAATACAGAGGTTTTACTCTTTGATGAAGCCACTTCAGCTCTTGATAATGAGTCGGAAAAAGTCGTTCAAAAGGCCCTTGATAGCATTGCTGGAGAAAAAACAGTCATTGCTGTGGCCCATAGACTGAGCACAATTCAAGATTTTGATAGAATCTATGTTCTTCATGAAGGTGTTGTCGTTGAGCAAGGAAATCACAGCGAACTTATGGCCAAGGGTGGAGAATACTCTAAACTTTATGAGTTGAGTCAAAAGTAG
- a CDS encoding lysylphosphatidylglycerol synthase transmembrane domain-containing protein: MFKTALKFLGAAAIIYWMYDSGKLDFTLVKKAFSSGSIAYLGVVLIITQAALSSVRWKWLLDLKASKPIKPFAALNLTWIGLLFNTVLPGAVSGDLLKLVYAKDLDKNFDRSFLFSSVLIDRILGLIGLLFLMGLFTIFDYKEMVAISPQMKGLISFNFILFLGSIVFITLLFLPKKIREPILQILNKIPAIGPKVANVMEQVWHIGKSKKTTIKCLLFSMLLQFSNIMAFWLLTKGFYGKDLSLTQAFTFIPIGLIAVAVPISPSGAGVGHLIFNELFSYAGISNGASLFNIFFVVVVFNNLLGVIPFLFFGKQHNLKEAEEFEHGTN, encoded by the coding sequence ATGTTCAAAACTGCCCTCAAATTCCTTGGCGCTGCGGCCATTATTTACTGGATGTATGACAGCGGAAAGTTGGATTTTACGCTTGTTAAAAAAGCTTTTTCAAGTGGTTCGATCGCTTATCTAGGTGTGGTTCTCATTATTACACAGGCTGCTCTATCATCTGTTAGATGGAAATGGCTTTTAGATCTTAAGGCCTCTAAACCAATTAAGCCTTTTGCGGCGCTCAATCTCACTTGGATAGGACTGCTTTTTAATACTGTTTTGCCAGGTGCAGTAAGTGGGGACCTCCTCAAGCTCGTTTATGCCAAAGACTTAGATAAGAACTTTGATAGAAGTTTTCTTTTTTCATCAGTGCTTATTGATAGAATTTTAGGACTTATAGGACTTCTCTTTCTCATGGGGCTTTTTACAATCTTTGACTATAAAGAGATGGTAGCGATTAGCCCACAAATGAAAGGACTGATCAGCTTTAACTTCATTCTCTTTTTGGGATCAATTGTTTTTATAACTCTTCTTTTTCTACCAAAGAAAATTAGAGAACCTATTCTTCAAATTCTTAATAAGATTCCGGCCATTGGTCCAAAAGTGGCCAATGTCATGGAGCAAGTTTGGCATATTGGTAAAAGTAAAAAGACGACAATCAAATGTCTTCTTTTTAGTATGCTTCTTCAATTTAGTAACATTATGGCCTTTTGGCTTTTAACGAAGGGATTCTACGGAAAAGATCTTTCTTTAACTCAGGCCTTCACGTTCATTCCAATTGGTCTTATCGCTGTAGCCGTACCAATTTCACCATCTGGAGCAGGAGTTGGTCACCTTATCTTCAATGAACTCTTTTCCTATGCAGGAATTAGTAATGGCGCATCACTCTTTAATATTTTCTTTGTTGTCGTTGTCTTCAATAACCTTTTAGGAGTTATTCCATTTCTCTTTTTTGGTAAGCAACATAACTTAAAAGAGGCAGAAGAGTTCGAACACGGGACAAACTGA
- a CDS encoding DEAD/DEAH box helicase: protein MEHSIHFHQLVKNQSHSAIIIAPTGWGKTSLVFDLCKRDKVVFISPLRIIAEEVFDRAKKNLNTFYLSKPEDVSAFCRSKRGLLVATVEKVLQFQELLYGRELLFVLDEFHLFWLWQSFRPSLEELLMGVCSHSERLMALSATFGPELIKRAGEYFHGHYLKQHVIDLSRSQSSKKVLHDRCSYYLSKYRFLKMASFLIQRDGVNTLYFVRSRKEVDFVGEYFRRQGLNVLTCKGGQVGQFYEEVTKVCSPFVIVSTSALSHGANLPVLRNIFISYQVRASEMFFQMKGRGGRDNKGFSFYHRNPGPIEWKWLLISFIFSTVIGDILSNKPKIRDEDKNRRYSSFKGPLWRSTYYWKATFKKWKEN from the coding sequence ATGGAACATAGCATACACTTTCACCAACTCGTCAAGAATCAATCACACTCTGCAATTATTATTGCTCCCACTGGATGGGGAAAGACTTCTCTTGTTTTCGATTTATGTAAACGCGATAAAGTTGTGTTTATTAGCCCTCTAAGAATTATTGCTGAAGAAGTCTTTGATCGAGCGAAAAAGAACCTAAATACTTTTTACCTAAGTAAGCCGGAAGATGTCTCAGCTTTTTGTCGTTCAAAGAGAGGTCTTCTTGTTGCAACAGTAGAGAAAGTCTTACAGTTTCAAGAGTTACTTTATGGCAGGGAGCTTCTCTTTGTTTTGGACGAATTTCATTTATTCTGGCTTTGGCAGTCCTTTCGACCGAGCTTAGAAGAATTACTTATGGGAGTGTGTTCTCATAGTGAAAGGTTAATGGCCCTAAGTGCTACTTTTGGTCCCGAACTAATTAAAAGGGCCGGAGAATATTTTCATGGTCACTACTTAAAACAACATGTCATTGATTTATCAAGGTCCCAGTCTTCGAAAAAAGTACTCCATGACCGTTGCTCATATTATCTATCTAAATATCGTTTTTTAAAAATGGCTTCTTTTCTCATTCAAAGAGATGGGGTTAATACTCTTTATTTTGTTCGATCAAGAAAAGAAGTTGATTTTGTTGGAGAGTATTTTAGAAGGCAAGGACTCAATGTTTTAACTTGTAAAGGTGGACAAGTTGGCCAGTTCTACGAAGAGGTAACTAAGGTTTGTTCACCATTTGTTATTGTATCAACCTCTGCTCTTAGTCATGGTGCCAATCTTCCTGTACTTCGAAATATTTTTATAAGTTATCAGGTAAGGGCCAGTGAAATGTTTTTTCAAATGAAAGGAAGGGGCGGAAGAGATAATAAGGGCTTCTCCTTTTATCATAGAAATCCAGGTCCGATCGAATGGAAATGGTTGTTGATATCATTCATCTTTAGTACGGTTATAGGAGATATTCTCAGCAATAAACCTAAGATAAGAGATGAAGACAAAAATAGAAGGTATTCTTCTTTCAAAGGTCCCTTATGGAGATCGACATATTATTGGAAAGCTACTTTTAAGAAGTGGAAAGAAAATTAG
- a CDS encoding UDP-glucose dehydrogenase family protein, with amino-acid sequence MKVSVIGTGYVGLVSGTCFAEIGHDVTCIDIDENKVQMLKDGKSPIYEPGLTDLLERNIEGKRLHFSTGYESVGEAKAIFLAVGTPSSDDGQADLTYLRAAAVSVAKELSDDAIVVIKSTVPVGTCQMIEALVKENTNKKFHIVNNPEFLKEGSAVEDFMRPDRVVIGRKDQYAADVMTELYAPLVRQGNPIYMMSNLSAEMTKYAANCFLATKISFINDVAKLCDFTGADINEVRKGIASDQRIGGHFLYPGPGYGGSCFPKDVKALMYTANEYGMDLRVVRATEEVNDDQKVRLFDKMKAHYGDVKGKTFTFWGVAFKANTDDVRETAAIYMAKVLTEAGATVQFFDPVASDNFLKLMGNNDKLIRFENKYDALKGSDALVTMTEWREFSSPDFSEIKERLNTPVIFDGRNLYDTQKVLDAGFTYYAIGKYIPANEK; translated from the coding sequence ATGAAAGTATCAGTAATTGGAACGGGATATGTTGGTCTTGTTAGTGGAACATGTTTCGCTGAAATTGGGCACGATGTCACTTGTATTGATATTGATGAGAATAAAGTACAAATGCTTAAAGATGGAAAATCTCCAATATATGAACCAGGTTTAACTGATCTTTTAGAAAGAAATATTGAAGGAAAGAGATTACATTTCTCTACTGGTTACGAATCAGTTGGTGAGGCTAAGGCAATCTTTTTAGCGGTTGGAACTCCTTCAAGTGATGATGGGCAAGCTGATCTTACTTATTTAAGAGCTGCTGCTGTTTCTGTCGCAAAAGAACTTTCTGATGATGCAATTGTTGTCATAAAATCAACTGTACCTGTTGGTACATGTCAGATGATCGAAGCCCTTGTAAAAGAGAACACGAATAAAAAGTTTCATATTGTGAATAACCCAGAATTTTTAAAAGAAGGTTCAGCGGTTGAAGACTTTATGAGACCAGATAGAGTTGTTATTGGTCGTAAAGATCAGTATGCAGCAGATGTTATGACTGAACTCTACGCACCACTTGTTCGTCAAGGTAATCCAATTTATATGATGTCTAACTTGTCTGCTGAAATGACAAAGTATGCAGCAAATTGCTTCTTAGCAACTAAGATCTCTTTTATCAATGATGTAGCAAAACTTTGTGACTTCACTGGTGCCGATATTAATGAAGTGAGAAAGGGGATTGCCTCTGATCAAAGAATTGGTGGTCACTTTCTTTACCCAGGTCCAGGATATGGAGGAAGTTGTTTTCCAAAAGATGTTAAGGCCCTTATGTACACGGCAAATGAATACGGTATGGACCTAAGAGTTGTTCGTGCAACAGAAGAGGTTAATGATGATCAAAAAGTTAGGCTTTTTGATAAGATGAAAGCTCACTATGGAGATGTAAAAGGTAAAACATTTACATTTTGGGGTGTTGCTTTCAAGGCCAATACTGATGATGTTAGAGAGACTGCAGCAATTTACATGGCCAAGGTCTTAACTGAAGCTGGTGCAACAGTTCAATTTTTTGATCCAGTTGCTTCTGATAACTTTCTCAAGCTTATGGGAAATAACGACAAGCTAATTCGTTTTGAAAATAAGTATGATGCTCTTAAAGGAAGTGACGCTCTTGTTACAATGACAGAGTGGAGAGAATTTAGTTCTCCTGACTTTTCTGAAATCAAAGAGAGACTAAACACTCCTGTTATTTTTGATGGAAGAAATCTGTACGATACTCAGAAAGTGCTCGATGCTGGTTTCACTTACTATGCGATTGGAAAATATATTCCAGCAAACGAGAAGTAG
- a CDS encoding NifU family protein, with translation MLRKVEHILDEQIRPALAAHGGNIEIVDIDNNKVYVRLQGGCQGCSSSNATLKDGIETLLKRHFPEIEEVIDLTEHDKGENPFM, from the coding sequence ATGCTTAGAAAAGTAGAACATATATTAGATGAGCAAATCCGCCCGGCCCTTGCCGCCCACGGGGGAAATATTGAAATCGTCGATATCGACAACAACAAAGTTTATGTAAGACTTCAAGGTGGTTGCCAAGGCTGTTCTAGCTCAAATGCCACATTAAAAGATGGAATCGAAACTCTCTTGAAGAGACACTTTCCTGAAATTGAAGAAGTAATTGATTTAACAGAACACGATAAGGGAGAAAACCCTTTCATGTAG
- a CDS encoding nitrilase-related carbon-nitrogen hydrolase: MKVSLIQLTSVLDYKKNLEKLEELLQVAKDNHSKMAFLPECFYSLSDGTGPTPYLVSNNNEHYKNIQNLAKRFDLYLIGGSAATESEKGILNRAYNFSPQGEDLGHYDKRYLFSCDIVRDGKRKKVDEGDIYTRGQKEKLIDVDGWKIGLGICFDIRFPELARSYRNQGADILTFSSAFTVPTGQAHWHLLNRARAVENQSYVISSAQWGNHNERVNTFGHSLCVDPWGDILCDNGEAQNVMTATLSKERIQEVRQSVIMG; the protein is encoded by the coding sequence GTGAAAGTCAGTCTTATCCAATTAACTTCGGTATTAGACTATAAAAAAAACTTGGAGAAGTTAGAAGAGCTTCTCCAAGTTGCAAAAGATAATCATTCTAAAATGGCCTTTCTCCCTGAATGCTTCTATTCGCTTTCAGATGGAACTGGACCAACTCCTTACCTTGTATCTAATAATAACGAGCACTATAAAAACATTCAAAACCTCGCCAAACGTTTTGATCTTTATTTAATAGGCGGATCTGCTGCTACAGAAAGTGAAAAAGGTATTTTAAATCGTGCCTATAACTTTTCACCGCAAGGGGAAGACCTTGGTCACTATGATAAGAGATATCTCTTTTCGTGTGATATTGTTCGCGATGGAAAGAGAAAGAAAGTCGATGAAGGTGATATCTATACAAGAGGTCAGAAAGAGAAATTGATTGATGTCGATGGCTGGAAAATTGGTCTAGGGATTTGTTTTGATATTCGCTTTCCTGAACTTGCGAGAAGTTATCGAAATCAAGGTGCAGATATTTTGACTTTCAGTTCCGCTTTCACTGTTCCAACTGGTCAAGCTCACTGGCATTTACTTAATAGGGCAAGGGCCGTTGAAAATCAAAGTTACGTCATTTCTTCAGCGCAGTGGGGGAATCATAATGAGAGAGTCAATACTTTTGGTCACTCCCTTTGTGTTGATCCTTGGGGCGATATTCTTTGCGATAATGGTGAAGCTCAAAATGTTATGACAGCAACTCTATCTAAAGAACGTATCCAAGAAGTTCGCCAGTCTGTGATAATGGGTTAG